A stretch of Acidimicrobiales bacterium DNA encodes these proteins:
- a CDS encoding acyltransferase, which translates to MDLDIHPSVVFEGWPSIGFRPGSTTVVSIGEGTRVGRQARLNLRGGSLHVGRHADLRQGVILNLDGDLVVGDRVVLSVGLYVHCAERITIGADTIIGEYSSIVDSMHLRTPVGVPVHHAVGSAPVTIGSNVWVGTKAVIASGVTVGDQSFVAGNSVVTKDVEPWSLVGGIPARQLKQLGVDASLEPGQDPRFDDDITNRC; encoded by the coding sequence GTGGATCTCGACATCCATCCGTCGGTCGTGTTCGAGGGCTGGCCCAGCATCGGGTTCCGTCCTGGCAGCACCACCGTCGTGTCGATCGGCGAAGGCACCCGCGTGGGGCGACAAGCGCGCCTCAACTTGCGTGGTGGGTCGCTGCACGTCGGGCGGCACGCCGACTTGCGCCAAGGCGTGATCTTGAACCTCGACGGCGACTTGGTGGTGGGCGACCGCGTGGTGCTCAGCGTGGGCCTGTACGTCCACTGCGCGGAGCGGATCACCATCGGCGCCGACACGATCATCGGCGAGTACTCGTCGATCGTCGACAGCATGCACTTGCGCACGCCAGTGGGCGTCCCCGTGCACCACGCAGTGGGCTCGGCGCCGGTCACGATCGGGAGCAACGTCTGGGTCGGCACCAAAGCGGTGATCGCCAGTGGTGTGACCGTCGGCGACCAGTCGTTCGTGGCTGGCAACAGCGTCGTGACGAAGGACGTCGAGCCGTGGAGCCTCGTCGGTGGCATCCCGGCCCGGCAGCTCAAGCAGCTGGGTGTCGACGCGTCGCTCGAGCCGGGTCAGGACCCGCGCTTCGACGACGACATCACGAACCGCTGCTGA
- a CDS encoding glycosyltransferase family 4 protein: MSDPTASDLTSSDPTAVPASPIDDAGDPARVVFFEAYPHLYAGSHRAMQLQAGVLERTGHDVRVVTTAEGPLVDKLTASGVATEVVTPPGSLGRYGKVSASGLGALFGALAMPWYWLRLARALRKLRPAVVHVNEHRGLLLALVPAKLARAKVVWQLHSLQPYPRLTTIGEWAADLVMAPSAALVGEYAGLRHPERVVVVAGPPPEPDDPPVPVPSDHRVVSVARLHPDKGVDVLLRAMPAVREAVADAHLVLVGGEQAGWSEYADEMRALIGDLGLVDAVELVDHVDDVLPYVRSARVYVQPSRLESQGLSVLEAMAMGRAVVASRTGGLVAAIEPGVTGELVPVDDAAALAGALIRVLSEPGLAERLGEAATARLRATDPWSAFASGLLAAYGRVLTDR; this comes from the coding sequence GTGTCTGATCCGACCGCGTCCGACCTGACGTCGTCTGACCCGACGGCGGTTCCTGCCTCGCCGATCGACGATGCCGGCGACCCGGCGCGGGTCGTGTTCTTCGAGGCGTATCCGCATCTGTATGCCGGCAGCCACCGTGCCATGCAGCTGCAGGCCGGCGTGTTGGAGCGCACGGGTCACGACGTGCGGGTGGTGACCACGGCTGAAGGTCCACTGGTCGACAAGCTCACCGCGTCGGGGGTGGCCACCGAGGTGGTGACACCGCCTGGCTCGCTGGGCCGCTACGGAAAGGTGTCGGCGTCGGGACTCGGCGCCCTGTTCGGCGCCCTCGCCATGCCCTGGTACTGGCTGCGCCTCGCCCGGGCGCTCCGGAAGCTGCGGCCCGCCGTGGTGCACGTCAACGAGCACCGTGGGCTGCTGCTCGCGCTGGTGCCGGCCAAGCTCGCCCGAGCGAAGGTGGTCTGGCAGCTCCACTCGCTCCAGCCCTATCCACGGCTCACGACCATCGGCGAGTGGGCCGCCGACCTGGTGATGGCACCGAGCGCGGCGCTCGTCGGCGAGTACGCGGGCCTGCGGCACCCCGAACGGGTGGTGGTCGTGGCCGGCCCGCCACCCGAGCCCGACGATCCGCCCGTGCCCGTTCCCTCCGACCACCGCGTGGTGTCGGTGGCGCGTCTGCACCCGGACAAGGGGGTCGACGTGCTGTTGCGCGCCATGCCCGCCGTCCGGGAAGCGGTTGCTGACGCGCACCTCGTCTTGGTGGGCGGGGAGCAGGCTGGCTGGTCGGAGTACGCCGACGAGATGCGAGCCCTGATCGGCGACCTCGGCCTGGTCGATGCGGTCGAGCTGGTCGACCACGTCGACGACGTGTTGCCGTACGTGCGGTCGGCGCGGGTCTACGTCCAGCCGTCGCGGCTCGAATCGCAAGGCCTGTCGGTGCTCGAAGCCATGGCCATGGGCCGCGCGGTCGTGGCTTCGCGCACCGGGGGGCTGGTGGCGGCGATCGAGCCGGGGGTCACCGGCGAGCTCGTCCCCGTCGACGATGCCGCTGCGCTGGCCGGCGCGCTCATACGGGTGTTGTCGGAGCCGGGGCTCGCGGAACGTCTGGGGGAGGCGGCCACGGCCCGGCTCCGCGCCACCGACCCGTGGTCTGCGTTCGCGTCGGGCCTGCTGGCGGCTTACGGGCGGGTGCTCACCGACCGATAG
- a CDS encoding glycosyltransferase family 4 protein, whose protein sequence is MSGGPLPDQQPAAVHWVTEERPAAAGGGGAIRQAGLLRALLADHEVHLLTTAGPPDADLAGALASITEVPGRTTPSALDKARWVALGLAGRGTPELAAAAEVRDRLAAHLREVPAGSIVVLNHPALAPLVELRADVRWVLELQYEPATQLIQEAPWSNGARRLRLQRYAAATRRAEVRLFPRAHRVVLPSDEDAAPVRAVVPDARVLIVPNALDPARYTPTPIPARPLVVLPGTLDFPPNVDGAQWLVTDVWPLVRQAVPGAELALVGRSPTAAIRALDGSDGVAVHADVPDMGVWFGQARVIAVPLRFGTGTRLKALEAMALRRPLVGTPIGLAGLDLTDGVQALVADEPAAFAAALARTLVEDMGAMVRAAAALLHERFTWDHVGRRFVEGITAP, encoded by the coding sequence ATGTCCGGAGGACCTTTGCCCGACCAGCAACCCGCCGCTGTCCACTGGGTCACCGAGGAACGACCCGCGGCCGCGGGCGGCGGTGGCGCGATCCGCCAGGCGGGTTTGTTGCGGGCGCTGCTCGCCGACCACGAAGTCCACTTGCTGACCACGGCCGGCCCACCGGACGCCGACTTGGCCGGCGCGCTCGCGAGCATCACCGAAGTGCCCGGCCGAACGACACCTTCAGCACTCGACAAGGCCCGGTGGGTGGCCCTCGGGCTCGCCGGGCGCGGTACCCCCGAGCTCGCCGCCGCCGCCGAGGTGCGCGACCGGTTGGCCGCCCACTTGCGAGAAGTGCCGGCCGGTTCGATCGTGGTGCTGAACCACCCCGCCCTCGCACCGCTCGTCGAGCTCCGCGCCGACGTGCGCTGGGTGCTCGAGCTCCAGTACGAGCCCGCCACCCAGCTCATCCAAGAAGCGCCGTGGTCGAACGGTGCACGCCGGCTGCGCCTCCAGCGCTACGCGGCCGCCACGCGACGGGCCGAAGTGCGGCTGTTCCCGCGGGCCCACCGGGTGGTGCTGCCGAGCGACGAGGACGCCGCGCCGGTACGCGCGGTGGTGCCCGACGCCCGTGTGCTGATCGTGCCGAACGCGCTGGACCCGGCCCGCTACACCCCCACACCGATCCCCGCCCGGCCGCTGGTCGTGCTCCCCGGAACGCTCGACTTCCCGCCCAACGTCGACGGCGCGCAATGGCTCGTGACCGACGTGTGGCCGCTCGTCCGCCAAGCGGTGCCCGGCGCCGAGCTCGCGCTCGTGGGACGGTCGCCCACCGCGGCCATCCGGGCGCTCGACGGCTCCGACGGCGTCGCGGTGCACGCCGACGTGCCCGACATGGGCGTCTGGTTCGGCCAGGCGCGCGTGATCGCGGTGCCGCTGCGGTTCGGTACCGGTACGCGGCTCAAGGCGCTCGAAGCGATGGCGCTGCGCCGGCCGTTGGTGGGCACACCGATCGGCCTGGCCGGCCTCGACCTCACCGACGGCGTGCAGGCGCTCGTCGCCGACGAGCCGGCCGCGTTCGCCGCTGCCTTGGCACGCACCCTTGTCGAGGACATGGGGGCGATGGTCCGAGCGGCCGCCGCGCTGCTGCACGAACGCTTCACCTGGGACCACGTCGGCCGGCGCTTCGTCGAGGGGATCACCGCGCCGTGA
- a CDS encoding glycosyltransferase, producing MSDRGETITAVMPVHDAASLVGDAVAAFLPALESTGGRLLVVDDASSDGTGDLAAAAGAEVLRLDTASGPYVARNAGWRHAAADLLVFVDVRCRPTPTWPGSLFAAFDDPDVALAAGDVRVRTGPTVAARAAAELQPLSSSHGKQHAFLPYAPTCHLAARRSVLEHLDGFRPVRGGGDVDLCWRAQLEGCGRLEFVDDAVLEWVPRERLRDLLSQFRRYGANQARLDREFAPFGRDAPAAPHPARVAIHELRMLGRTRPPQVDPVSHDDAARPGWAERAVAGAARVAMAAGTHRGATETAGPTPP from the coding sequence GTGTCCGACCGTGGGGAGACGATCACCGCGGTGATGCCGGTCCACGACGCTGCCTCCCTGGTTGGCGACGCGGTTGCCGCGTTCCTGCCGGCGCTGGAGTCTACGGGAGGCCGGCTGCTCGTGGTCGACGATGCCAGCAGCGACGGAACCGGCGACCTCGCGGCAGCCGCCGGCGCCGAGGTCCTCCGGCTCGACACCGCCAGCGGCCCGTACGTCGCCCGCAACGCCGGCTGGCGCCACGCGGCGGCGGACTTGCTGGTGTTCGTCGACGTCCGCTGCCGCCCCACGCCCACCTGGCCCGGCTCGCTCTTCGCCGCTTTCGACGACCCCGACGTGGCGCTCGCAGCCGGCGACGTGCGGGTCCGCACGGGCCCCACGGTCGCCGCCCGCGCCGCCGCCGAGCTCCAGCCCTTGTCGTCGTCACACGGCAAGCAGCACGCGTTCCTGCCGTACGCGCCCACCTGCCACCTGGCCGCCCGGCGCTCCGTGCTCGAGCACCTCGACGGCTTCCGGCCGGTTCGGGGCGGGGGCGACGTCGACCTCTGCTGGCGGGCGCAGCTCGAAGGCTGCGGCCGCCTCGAGTTCGTCGACGACGCCGTGTTGGAGTGGGTACCTCGCGAGCGTTTGCGCGACTTGTTGAGCCAGTTCCGCCGCTATGGCGCCAACCAGGCCCGCCTCGACCGCGAGTTCGCGCCGTTCGGGCGCGACGCGCCGGCGGCGCCGCACCCGGCGCGCGTCGCCATCCACGAGCTGCGCATGCTCGGCCGGACCCGGCCGCCCCAGGTCGACCCCGTGTCCCACGATGACGCCGCCCGCCCCGGCTGGGCCGAGCGAGCGGTGGCCGGCGCCGCGCGGGTGGCCATGGCAGCGGGCACCCATCGCGGCGCCACCGAGACCGCTGGACCGACGCCGCCATGA
- a CDS encoding glycosyltransferase family 1 protein translates to MTRSRARVLIWVHRLGGVAGQTGVGRYARELIAGLASAHRGELDVRVGSCRGDEVDRPSWLPADVPLHRLAVPRAAVHAGWLLSPWPRVEWGSGPADLVHATYPSFPVRSAAPVVYTFHDLLPITNPEWYGSLERRGFAACLAAAKARSPLTLTNSEHTRGQLCERAGFDPARVRAVPMGIAGRFVEPADASAVAAAREGVGVRGRYVVQLGAVAARKNPVLSVEALAQPGCPEDLELVFAGPDGGACEQVRGAAERLGVAGRVHLAGYVDDRPLVALLQGAQALVHPSSDEGFGFTPLEAMAAGVPAMVAGTGALPETVGDAALVIDSATPDAWAAALARIDDVPTMTKLREAGRERAATFTWDRHVDQVVDAYRTVVGRV, encoded by the coding sequence GTGACGCGATCCCGTGCCCGGGTGTTGATCTGGGTCCATCGCCTCGGCGGGGTCGCGGGGCAGACCGGCGTCGGGCGGTACGCGCGCGAGCTGATCGCGGGTCTCGCGTCGGCGCACCGCGGCGAGCTCGACGTGCGCGTCGGGTCGTGCCGCGGTGACGAGGTGGACCGGCCGTCGTGGCTCCCCGCCGATGTGCCGTTGCACCGCCTGGCCGTTCCCCGCGCGGCGGTGCACGCCGGCTGGCTGCTGTCGCCGTGGCCGCGGGTCGAGTGGGGGTCGGGGCCTGCCGATCTCGTGCATGCCACGTACCCGTCGTTTCCGGTCCGGTCCGCCGCGCCGGTCGTGTACACGTTCCACGACCTGCTGCCGATCACCAACCCCGAGTGGTACGGCTCGCTGGAGCGCCGAGGCTTCGCGGCCTGCTTGGCCGCGGCGAAGGCGCGTTCGCCGCTCACCCTGACGAACTCCGAGCACACCCGCGGCCAGCTCTGCGAACGGGCTGGCTTCGATCCCGCCCGGGTGCGCGCCGTGCCCATGGGGATCGCCGGACGGTTCGTCGAGCCAGCCGACGCCTCGGCTGTCGCGGCGGCCCGCGAAGGGGTCGGCGTTCGCGGTCGGTACGTGGTGCAGCTCGGAGCGGTCGCGGCGCGCAAGAACCCCGTCCTTTCGGTCGAGGCGCTCGCCCAGCCTGGCTGCCCGGAGGACCTCGAGCTGGTCTTCGCCGGCCCCGACGGCGGCGCGTGTGAGCAGGTCCGAGGCGCCGCCGAGCGCCTCGGTGTCGCCGGCCGCGTGCACCTCGCCGGGTATGTCGACGACCGACCGCTCGTGGCGTTGCTGCAGGGCGCACAAGCCCTGGTCCACCCCTCGTCTGACGAGGGCTTCGGTTTCACACCGTTGGAAGCCATGGCCGCCGGAGTCCCCGCGATGGTCGCGGGGACCGGGGCGCTTCCGGAGACCGTGGGCGACGCGGCACTGGTCATCGACAGCGCCACCCCCGACGCGTGGGCCGCCGCGCTCGCCCGAATCGACGACGTGCCGACCATGACGAAGTTGCGGGAGGCAGGTCGGGAGCGGGCGGCGACGTTCACGTGGGACCGCCACGTCGACCAGGTCGTCGACGCGTACCGGACCGTGGTCGGCCGTGTCTGA
- a CDS encoding glycosyltransferase has product MSRARRSGRQVLHLLHTWGVPSHTFIREGIAAVPGYRPVVVCEEVEAAPPTGGPSRRSTLALPVRSIGWAQRLPSGIAGKARIAATAIAARRSALVHAHFGHELVLADRVARLTRRPWIASLHGHDALVELPAPSGAPGREALRRADAITVPSEFLAEHVLALGVAPDRVVVAPSGVDVAALPFRARHRGPDEPTEVLFIGRFVDKKGVLDAAAAVVAADRRSPLRARFVGGGPLDPELRTLLGPLGDRAQVVDGTDRGVVLDALTHAHVVLSPSRTAPDGDADTLLMVNLEAQACGIPVVTTRHGGIPSAVDPAAAVLVPEGDTAALARALAEVAANPSRWEAMGAAGRRFVETGFTVEVAGHRTAALYDRISSGS; this is encoded by the coding sequence GTGAGCAGGGCACGCCGGTCGGGCCGCCAGGTGCTCCACCTCTTGCACACGTGGGGGGTGCCGTCGCACACGTTCATCCGCGAGGGCATCGCCGCGGTGCCCGGCTACCGGCCGGTCGTGGTCTGCGAGGAGGTCGAGGCGGCCCCGCCGACGGGCGGCCCGTCGCGACGCAGCACGCTGGCCTTGCCGGTGCGCTCGATCGGGTGGGCGCAGCGGCTCCCCTCGGGGATCGCCGGCAAGGCGCGCATCGCCGCCACGGCCATCGCGGCCCGGCGCAGCGCGCTGGTCCACGCCCACTTCGGTCACGAGCTGGTGCTGGCCGACCGGGTCGCCCGGCTGACGCGCCGCCCGTGGATCGCGTCGCTGCACGGCCACGACGCCCTGGTCGAGCTGCCCGCGCCCAGCGGCGCCCCCGGGCGTGAGGCGCTGCGGCGGGCCGATGCCATCACCGTGCCCTCGGAATTCCTCGCGGAGCACGTGCTGGCGCTGGGCGTTGCGCCAGACCGCGTCGTGGTGGCGCCGTCGGGCGTCGACGTGGCCGCGCTGCCGTTCCGTGCCCGCCATCGCGGACCCGACGAGCCCACCGAAGTGCTGTTCATCGGCCGCTTCGTCGACAAGAAGGGGGTGCTCGACGCGGCCGCCGCCGTCGTGGCCGCAGACCGACGGTCGCCGCTGCGGGCCAGGTTCGTCGGCGGCGGGCCGTTGGACCCCGAACTGCGAACCCTGCTCGGCCCCCTCGGCGATCGGGCGCAGGTGGTCGACGGCACCGACCGAGGTGTCGTGCTCGACGCGCTCACGCACGCCCACGTGGTGCTCAGCCCGAGCCGCACGGCCCCCGACGGCGACGCCGACACGCTGCTGATGGTGAACCTCGAGGCGCAAGCGTGCGGCATCCCGGTGGTGACCACCCGCCACGGTGGCATCCCATCGGCGGTCGATCCGGCCGCGGCCGTGCTGGTTCCCGAGGGCGACACGGCGGCGCTGGCCCGCGCGCTCGCCGAGGTGGCGGCCAACCCGTCGCGGTGGGAAGCCATGGGCGCGGCAGGCCGCCGGTTCGTCGAGACGGGCTTCACGGTCGAGGTCGCCGGCCACCGGACGGCCGCGCTCTACGACCGGATCAGCAGCGGTTCGTGA
- a CDS encoding glycosyltransferase family 4 protein, whose translation MTQPNLRVLHVGEFLQGGIASYLDELLPAQVCELGAEQVALVCPGDHVAYLERQTGYQIRPYRRDGRDPRSLARLTVEFRRALREFRPTVVHLHSTFAGAICRPILAAIARRRRPAVVYCAHGWGFLREVSPAALRANEWVERALARPTDAIVSISETEHRAALAHHLPATRCLAIRHGISDPTVPGAAPTAAHVDAGAPIRLLFVGRHDPQKGLDLLLEAMALLEPGIAELTVAGEAALRPGRSSEVAAQGVTWLGWVPHHELHVLVRAHDALVVPSRWEGFGLVALEAMRAGRAVVASDRGSLPEIVDDGRTGVLVRPLSPERLAATLGALTRPQLESMGAAGRRRYEDEFTAERMNRQTLDLYRSVSTRP comes from the coding sequence ATGACCCAGCCCAACTTGCGCGTCCTGCACGTCGGCGAGTTCTTGCAGGGCGGCATCGCGAGCTACCTGGACGAGCTGTTGCCCGCACAGGTCTGCGAGTTGGGGGCCGAACAGGTGGCGCTCGTGTGCCCCGGGGACCACGTCGCCTACTTGGAACGTCAGACTGGCTATCAGATCCGGCCCTACCGACGCGACGGTCGCGACCCGAGGTCGCTGGCGCGGCTCACCGTTGAGTTCCGACGTGCGCTACGCGAGTTCCGCCCAACCGTGGTGCACCTGCACAGCACGTTCGCCGGCGCGATCTGCCGCCCGATCCTCGCCGCCATCGCTCGCCGGCGGCGGCCCGCCGTCGTCTATTGCGCCCACGGGTGGGGCTTCCTCCGGGAAGTGAGCCCGGCCGCGCTGCGGGCCAACGAGTGGGTCGAACGCGCCCTCGCCCGCCCGACCGACGCGATCGTGTCGATCAGCGAGACCGAGCATCGGGCCGCGCTGGCCCACCATCTCCCTGCGACCCGCTGTCTGGCGATCCGCCACGGCATCAGCGACCCGACCGTCCCCGGAGCGGCGCCGACCGCTGCGCACGTGGACGCAGGCGCGCCCATCCGGTTGCTGTTCGTCGGTCGCCATGACCCCCAAAAGGGTCTCGATCTGCTCCTGGAGGCGATGGCGCTGCTCGAACCCGGGATCGCCGAGCTGACGGTGGCCGGCGAAGCCGCACTGCGGCCCGGCCGGTCGAGCGAGGTGGCCGCGCAGGGCGTGACGTGGTTGGGCTGGGTGCCGCACCACGAGCTCCACGTCCTGGTGCGCGCACACGACGCGCTCGTGGTGCCGTCACGTTGGGAGGGCTTCGGATTGGTGGCCCTGGAGGCGATGCGCGCCGGTCGGGCCGTGGTCGCCAGTGACCGGGGGAGCTTGCCCGAGATCGTCGATGACGGACGAACGGGCGTCCTGGTCAGGCCGCTCTCACCCGAGCGCCTCGCGGCCACGCTCGGCGCGTTGACGCGACCCCAGCTGGAGTCCATGGGCGCAGCCGGCCGGCGGCGCTACGAGGACGAGTTCACCGCCGAGCGGATGAACCGCCAGACGCTCGACCTCTATCGGTCGGTGAGCACCCGCCCGTAA